In the genome of Entelurus aequoreus isolate RoL-2023_Sb linkage group LG08, RoL_Eaeq_v1.1, whole genome shotgun sequence, one region contains:
- the LOC133654952 gene encoding WAP, Kazal, immunoglobulin, Kunitz and NTR domain-containing protein 2-like → MWWMLFPRWIWFLASVWMEVAAHTSYSHAGMCPNDMNPNLWVDAMSTCTRECQSDQDCESLEKCCQNVCGNRSCVASRYMVGEKGPVGMPQEATCATFMCTQQGSQCDIWDGQPVCKCRDRCEREPQFTCASDGMTYYNKCYMDAEACSKGISLSVVACRFHLTWPSTSPALPLVTTPRPTTAPLQVTVPSPVEPQAPVVLSLPHLQTVNVGNTASFLCDVTGEPPPEITWEKHLPDKVQRVVMGRNHVQGNMVVTNVGQLVIYNAELRDSGIYTCTARNPSGSVQAHHPLTVLPTEPPKSPDSNNLSRCRPEECLKPPNNPEDCGSDLEKVTWFYEAQSNNCMSFSHCQSSDQHPTKHFETYEECMQCCGPELSSPCDLPSLQGPCKAYEPRWAFSSSLRQCQSFIYGGCGGNDNNFDSKEACGETCPYPKKHDCKACKPRGKIVTSFCRSDFVILGSMTELTEEKDSGHALVTVEEILKDDKMGLRFFGKEPLEVTFLNMDWSCPCPNIMAAATEGQVIIMGNVNEGMATLQPHNYVGASSPRRVRKLREVISKNTCDILKAITNSPQ, encoded by the coding sequence GATTGTGAATCCCTTGAGAAGTGTTGCCAAAATGTGTGTGGGAATCGTAGTTGTGTGGCCTCAAGATACATGGTTGGCGAGAAAGGCCCCGTGGGGATGCCCCAGGAAGCCACCTGTGCCACCTTCATGTGCACCCAGCAGGGGTCACAGTGTGACATCTGGGACGGGCAGCCGGTGTGTAAATGCCGCGATCGTTGTGAGAGGGAGCCTCAGTTCACGTGCGCGTCTGACGGCATGACCTACTACAACAAGTGCTACATGGACGCGGAGGCGTGCTCCAAGGGCATCAGCCTCTCTGTCGTCGCCTGTCGCTTCCACCTCACCTGGCCGAGCACAAGCCCAGCGTTGCCCCTGGTAACCACACCCCGCCCGACAACCGCCCCCCTGCAGGTGACTGTCCCGTCTCCTGTCGAGCCTCAAGCGCCTGTTGTCCTGAGCCTGCCGCACCTCCAGACTGTAAATGTGGGCAACACTGCCAGCTTCCTGTGTGATGTAACCGGGGAACCGCCGCCTGAGATCACCTGGGAGAAGCATCTTCCCGACAAGGTGCAGAGGGTGGTCATGGGGCGCAATCACGTTCAGGGGAACATGGTGGTCACAAACGTGGGTCAGTTGGTCATCTATAACGCCGAATTGCGCGACTCGGGCATCTACACCTGCACGGCTCGGAACCCTTCCGGCTCAGTGCAGGCCCACCACCCTCTGACCGTGCTGCCCACAGAGCCACCCAAAAGCCCAGACTCTAACAACCTGAGCCGGTGTCGCCCAGAGGAGTGTCTCAAGCCCCCTAACAATCCAGAGGATTGTGGGAGTGACTTGGAAAAAGTGACCTGGTTCTATGAAGCCCAAAGTAACAACTGCATGTCTTTCAGTCACTGCCAAAGCAGCGACCAGCACCCGACCAAGCACTTTGAGACGTACGAAGAGTGCATGCAATGCTGCGGTCCGGAGCTGTCGAGCCCTTGTGACCTACCAAGTCTGCAAGGGCCATGTAAAGCCTACGAGCCACGCTGGGCCTTCAGCAGCAGTCTGCGACAATGCCAGTCGTTCATCTACGGAGGATGCGGAGGGAACGACAACAACTTTGATTCCAAAGAAGCCTGTGGGGAGACGTGCCCGTACCCGAAGAAACACGACTGCAAAGCCTGTAAACCGAGAGGTAAGATAGTGACCAGCTTCTGCCGCAGTGACTTTGTCATCCTGGGTAGCATGACCGAGCTCACAGAGGAGAAAGACTCAGGTCACGCCCTGGTGACGGTGGAGGAGATCCTCAAGGATGACAAGATGGGCCTCCGCTTTTTTGGCAAGGAGCCTCTGGAAGTCACCTTCCTCAATATGGACTGGAGCTGCCCCTGCCCAAATATCATGGCCGCCGCCACCGAGGGCCAAGTTATCATCATGGGCAACGTCAACGAGGGCATGGCCACCCTGCAGCCGCACAACTACGTCGGCGCCTCCAGTCCTCGTCGTGTACGGAAGCTGAGGGAGGTCATCTCCAAGAACACGTGTGACATTCTCAAAGCCATCACCAACAGTCCTCAGTAG